TTCCCTAAACCTGAGCCTTTTCCTAAACCAAAGACTTTTCTTAAACCTGAGCCTTTTCCCAAACACAACTTTTCCTAAACCAGAGACTTCCTAAACCCAATACTTTTACTAAACCCAAGGCTCTTCCCAACCCAAGACTTTTCCTAAACCTGAGACTTTTCCTAAACCTGGGCCTTTTTCTAAGCCCAAGACTTTTTTCCTACACCCAGTACTTTTCCTAAACGCAAGACCTGAAACTTTTCCTAAACCTGAAAACTTTTCCTAAACCCAACACTTTTCCTAAACCCAAGGCTTTTCCTAAACCTGAAACTTTTCCTAAACCCAAGACTTTTTTCCTACACCCAGTACTTCTCCTAAACCCAAGACTTTTCCTAAACCTGAAACTTTTCCTAAACCCAAAACTCTTCCTAAACCAAATACTGTTCCTAAAAACAATACTTTTCCTAAACCTGAGCCTTTTCCTAAACCCAAGGCTTTTCCTAAACCAAAGACTTTTCTTAAACCTGAGCCTTTTCCTAAACACAACTTTTCCTAAACCAGAGACTTCCTAAACCCAATACTTTGACTAAACCCAAGGCTTTTCCCAACCCAAGACTTTTCCTAAACCTGAGCCTTTTTCTAAACCCAAGACTTTTTTCCTACACCCAGTACTTTTCCTAAACCCAAGACCTGAAACTTTTCCTAAACCTGAAAACTTTTCCTAAACCCAATACTTTTCCTAAACCCAAGGCTTTTCCTAGACCTGAAACTTTTCCTAAACCCAAGGCTTTTTTCCTACACCCAGTACTTTTCCTAAACCCAAGACTTTTCCTAAACCTGAAACTTTTCCTAAACCTGAAACTTTTCCGAAACCCAATACTTTTCCTAAACCCAAAACTCTTCCTAAACCAAATACTGTTCCTAAACCCAATACTTTTCCTAAAGCCAGCCCGTGCAGCATCCTTAGTTGGGGTTTTGAGGAGGAAGGAGGTGAGCAGGGCCGGCTGCAGCCGGGCTTGCATCACTGTGAGAATCCAGGTCATGTTTACTACAGGCAGCTGGAACACGATGATCTCAGGCGGTAACAAGTAACATCTGAGGGGAGTTAAAACATCCGAGCTCTTTTGGGAGCACCTACTTTGCCTTCTTTCCAAGCCCAGTTTGGCCATTTTGCAAAGGATTCATTTGTCCCCCTTAAGAACCTGGTGTCATCTTGCTGAAATAAGTGAAAAAGGGCAAGAGCtttcccctcccttttaatttcaaatggaaaaaatgggtttgtcttttttttttttttgtttggctggaattgtggggatttatttttttgtttgtttgtttgtttgggtttgttagttttgggggggttgtttggttgggggttttttttttgagtttttttgtgttttggggttttttatgcatttttttgtttgtttgtttgttttgttttgttggggcttttttgttttgctttttggttggttggttttttttgggggggggttttagggttttttagttttttgttcttgggggttttttttgttttgattttttttttttaaggcccCAAAACAGCAAACtacatataaatatgtatatatgtatacataaaatgtatataaatgtatataaataaCTGGTTTAATAGCCCAGCTTCCTTTCTGCTTCAAGGACAGATACCCATGGTCTGAAGGCTACTGCCCTTGTGTAATTTCCTCTATTTACATTTGGCCAGCACTGACCTCATTGACTACAAGAGTTTATACAAGCCCTTTGGAGAGGAATACCAGGGATTGCTGAGGCACGTCCTGCCCACATTCCCCTCTTTACTGTGCTGCTGAAGAGATGTACAGAGCTGCTGAACAAATATCTCCTTATCctgttttgttcttgctttaATGCCTTTGTGCCAGCACAACAGAGAAGGTCATGGGCAATTAATTTAAACCAGGTGGGAAAAATAACtcttaaaaatctttctgtgcAGGGAGACATCTGACAGTGCTCCAGTtaaatgtgcttttattttaaatttacgTGAGCTGTGTGCAGCCTTTGCAATGCCTctttttggggggttgttttGGAGGAAAGTGTTGCAAATAATGTTTGTTCAGTGCTGTAAGCGAGCCAGAGTCGAATTTGGAGGCAGATTATCTTCCCTGGACTTTGGTGCTGGTGTTCCAGCCTGTTTGCACGCAGAATGGAAACAGCCTGTACCTAATGCACATCAGCGTGGTGATGATTCCCTCAGCATTTGCAAACCTAATGCAggcagagggatttgggacgtggcagctctgctcctgttaGGGTTTGGGATGCTGGACAGGGTGAGCAGGGAAAGGCAAATCAATAAATTAGCTTTGAGGGACTGAAAATTGCTCTTTAGCAGGACTAATCTGCTATTTAGTGgcttttggggtggggggggggagggTTAAGTAGATTTTTTATGATACACAAGTTGTTCAGCCTAGCATGGAGAAAGCATTCAGCAATTCATTCAGCCGAATTCAATTTTATCATCGAACAAAtgataaaattataaattttatgATTTATTCAATGATGAAATAATTCCATGTTTGTGTGCCCTGTGGGGAACGCTCCCAAGTGCCACAATTCAGGCACCGGGAGAGGAAAAGTCTCCCTCTAAATCAGGGGTGAGGGCTCACAGGAGCACCCCTGAGCTCAGCACCAATAGCAGGGTTGTGTTGGTGCTTTCTCCtccagagagctgggattgcCCAACCCCAGGGAGAGCCACTCCAGGCTGCAGGAATGGCATGTGACAGCTCCCACTGCAACCCAGcgagaggaggagaagaaattatttaaaaataaaaggaaaaaaaaaaaaaaaacccaaaaaaaaaggaaaaagtttaTTGCAAATCTCAGTGTTTTTTAAGAGTATTTCCAGAGTCCGCTTAGTTACAAACAAATCAGTAAACCCTGCTTGTGCTGtgccctcacacacacacactcaccaCTCGCTCCCCTGCTCGTGACAGGAACAGACACGGACTGTGAGGTCAGTGACAAACGGAGCGTTTGATCTGGATTGGAAACTTGgtaattcaaattaaaaaaaaaaagagagagaaaaagaaaaaaaacccccaaactaaATACAGTAGAACCTCgcaaatctgcagaacagggaGCTTCCACACACACGCAAAACCTGCAGGCCTTAATTCCACTTCCAAGCAGTTGTAATAGCAAAGTGCTGTAGTGAGGTCTCATTTCACAAAGACTTCAACAACCTGACGAGGATAGGCTACAGAACATTTACCAAAACGCTTGAAGTATCATAAATTAACAATAAATTAAAGGTACATCGTAATGCAACGTGGCTATTTGTTCACTGATCAGCGATTCACACAACTCTGGTTCTCTGTAGGGATCTTCCAGTCCTGGGTGCAACACAGCGAGGTTCTGCTGGCCGTGATAAAGTgctgaggcagaggaaggaCACGAGACCGCAGGTCCCGGGCAGTGAGGATGAATTTGCTCCAGCCACTTGGTTGCAAGAGTgcctgttgctttttttttttttttgttattatttttccttcttttttctttttttttttttttttaatttttttaaatttttcttctttttttttttttttggacatctaagacagaaaaaaaccaaaccaagcacCTTCCCAAAAAAGaggttgttctttttttttttttttcttgtacagATTGTCCCACATTTCTATGGCTGGTAAAACACAGACAGGTCAGTGTAGCAGTTAATGGATGATGCCACTTCCACTTAAGTACAGAGAAATGGTGGTTTGGGGTTGATTTTCCCCCCCAAACCAGAACAGACTTGTTTGATTTGTCCCCCTGAGTTGCCTAGAGGCGAGAAGATGCATATAGGTGGGGTAAGCAAGCTCGTGTCACCGTGAGCAGGAACCTCTCCCGTTAATGAATCAACAGCTCCAGCGCTGCCTTTCATCCTCCCCTTCATGCACAGGCTCCGCTTCACTtcccactgaagtcagcagCAAAAACATAAAAGCCCCTTTAGCTgatgtgagggcagagctggggagggggtgcAGCTCAGCCCGGCCCCCCCAGCACCCCGAGGGGGCAGAGATGGGGGGCACAGACAGGGGAAGggtctggggctgcagcagagatcCCCTCGTGCACTGTGAGCCAAGGTTGGGGTACATTAAGACATCCTGGGCCAAATCCTCCCTGTGGGGTGGGCTGGTTCCAGCTGAGCCTTTGCCATGGAAAACGATGCTGGACCTgtaattctttttgttttgtttttttccttttaaaataactgGGTTACTTACGACTTACCTATTAAAAACAGCTACACTTTATGCTGTAAGAGTAATTTTCCCAACAATTTCACAAGCAATACAAGATAGGCATTAGAGAGGTTGATGTAAAGACAGCTTTCCGTTATTCAGAAGATCATTTTTCCTCTCCAGTTATTTAAGCTAACCTCCTTTTAACAATCtcagaataaattaataaatactaGTTAAATTAGAAACAGTACATCAGGTCTGACTATCAACAGAAAACAATTCTAAGGATCCCAGTTGGGAGAAGAAAAATGATCTTATGAAATATGTGCAGTAATAACTGGCCATAAAGACACACGGAGCCTTGGATTTCCCAGCATTATGTGACATTCAAGTTAAGATCATTAGCAATGGTTTCTAATTGTCAGCTATCTAGCCtggcctcctcttcctcctcctccaagcTAAAGGGTGAGTCTGTGTCCCTCCAGAAGAAGATTCAGTTGGCTACTGGTGGTGTATGAGATGCTCCAGTTCGTATCATCGGGTCTGTGTGGAATTTGTGGTAGGGGATGGGTGACAGTCAGAGGCTGAGCTGCttctgctgttgctgttgtCAGTATTTATGGATCAGTTGGACCTTTACCTATGCTTGTTATCAGGAAAGCAAGTGTGCATCACATCTTCATGCTAGACAGAAGTTATTCTTATGTGGCTATCCGTATTTTCTATGGAGCTTTCCATtgttggttaaaaaaaattctgtctaatatcaaaaaaagaataaattgttGGTAGCAACTGTTCACATTTAAAATTTCACATTCCCTTTAGAATGGAGTTTTAAAAcatggagcagagctgacatTTCCCCCAGCCTTACACTGAGTGCATTAGATGGAGAAGGAACAGGGTTTTTTATACCACGCTGTCAGAGccttttcctgaattttctgcttttccaatATCCATGTCTATAAAGTCATCTGGCAGTTCTGGTGGTGGCCCTGCCGTGCTCTCctccacctgctgctgctgctgctgctgctgctgctgctggtggcagagcccaGTCTTGCACGGCCTCACCAGGGCCAGGAACACGGCCCCCAGGAccatgccagcagcacaggagtaGAAGGCTGAGCTGTAGTTCTTTGTCGTATCCACTAAGACACctggaaaataaacatttacagCAGTTAGCCACAGCCCgctccccccctgccctcctGTAGGGCTTTAATCTGCATTTTATCTGCGGCCGAAGCTCGGTGACAATCAGATGCTATGTTAAAAAGCAAACCCCATTGTGTTCTGGGGTACACGGTGTCACCTCCAGCGctcccctgggcactgcagggatgctgagccCGAGATGCAGCAGGCATCTGTTTGTTCTGCCAGCCCTCACCTTCCTGCAGCGCGTGGCACAGGCACAGCGAGAGGGATTCGCCTCTGCTGGTGCCTGAAGTGGTGCCAGCTCTGGGTTTCTGACAGGATCAGGGGAGCTCTGCAGtatttcccttccctctgaGGTTCCTCAGTGCCTCATCCGTGggactctgcagagctgcattgcaGTCTCTGGCTCTGGGAGACTCCCAGTAGTGGTTGCAGGGCTCTGATTAGTGCTGCCAGAACACCTTCTAGGCAGAGATCAGCACCCACAGCTGTCAAACAcctccaaaacaaaaccaagaccAAAGTTTGTTACCTGCAAGGGGTGGTCCAGCCAACCCAGCTAAGCTTTGAATGAAGACATAGActccagctgcagaggacaTCCTCTCAATGCCAACCACGTCGTCTTCAGCCAGGAGGGGAATATGTGTGCCCGCCACCGTGCCGAGCATGAACCCAAAATAAACGCTACATATCATCAAGCCCCAGAATCCAGAGGCAAAAGGGAAGGCAACCAAGGCTACAGACAGCAGGATGACACAGATGAGCTCGATGTAGATCTTGCGGATGGGCTTCTTGTTGAGGATCCAGCCCGCAAAAATCCTGCCGAAGACCTCGGCGATGGCCATGGCCGACAGGATGTAGGCAGAGTGGTCCTTGCCGATGCCCAGGCTGCGGCTCAGGGGGATGATGTAGAGGGAGGGAGCAAAGAAGCCCAGGGTTGCAAACAGGCCAAAGAATGCATAACAGATAAAGCTATAGTCTCTCATCACAGAGAAGTCCAGTAGTTTGGTTTTTGGTGCTGGAGGGGTGCTGCTATTGTCAACGGGGTTCTGTCCGTGTTGCTTTGGTTCTTCACTTTTCGGCTCTGCTTTGGTTTTTCCAGGCACATTGCTGGGTGAGGTAGTTATATCGACTCCTGAGTCTATGGACTCGATTGAGGTGCATGTTTGTTCGTTTTCAAGCATGTACTTTGTCTCTGTGGACTCCTCTGGAGGCTGTGCTTTCACTTCTTCCTGCTCTCTGATGACGATGGGGCGCAGCAGCGAGCCGCAGGCGGTgatgcccagctgcagcaccccgACAGAAAGCATGCTGTACCTCCAGCCAATCTGCTCCTTCAGGGCCGTGATTgctgggggaagaggagaagtGTAACTGGGAAAGCCTGTAGTCACACCAAGGAATTGAATTTACAGCCAGGGAAGGGAGTGGAGATTCCTCACTGGAGGGTTCTGGGTGCCTCTCAAAAAGGCTGAGTAGGGGTCCCTCTACCCTGGGGTGTGGCACCCAaattccttccctctgctgcagcagccagaagCTAAAAGCTGTGGCTTTTACCACCTGCGAGCAGATACCACCTTCTAGATAACCTTTTTTGAGGTCTGGGGGCAAAGGGGCTGTTGTTTCCAGTTAAGGAGGGCAAACTCAGCGCTTGAGTGTC
This DNA window, taken from Ammospiza caudacuta isolate bAmmCau1 chromosome 19, bAmmCau1.pri, whole genome shotgun sequence, encodes the following:
- the SLC16A6 gene encoding monocarboxylate transporter 7 isoform X1, whose amino-acid sequence is MTVKAVKMPCTSANVYTKVPDGGWGWTVAFAFFVVEALTYGIIKSFGVFFNDLMDSFDETNSRISWIISICVFVQTFTAPLSTVLSNRFGHRLVVMAGGLLVSAGMVIASFARSVVHMYVTIGIVSGLGYCLSFLPTVTILSQYFDKRRSLVTAVASTGECFAVFSFAPAITALKEQIGWRYSMLSVGVLQLGITACGSLLRPIVIREQEEVKAQPPEESTETKYMLENEQTCTSIESIDSGVDITTSPSNVPGKTKAEPKSEEPKQHGQNPVDNSSTPPAPKTKLLDFSVMRDYSFICYAFFGLFATLGFFAPSLYIIPLSRSLGIGKDHSAYILSAMAIAEVFGRIFAGWILNKKPIRKIYIELICVILLSVALVAFPFASGFWGLMICSVYFGFMLGTVAGTHIPLLAEDDVVGIERMSSAAGVYVFIQSLAGLAGPPLAGVLVDTTKNYSSAFYSCAAGMVLGAVFLALVRPCKTGLCHQQQQQQQQQQQVEESTAGPPPELPDDFIDMDIGKAENSGKGSDSVV
- the SLC16A6 gene encoding monocarboxylate transporter 7 isoform X2; this translates as MTAGKADLTCSCIGVSPSFTCCYGNFWHLFTGLGYCLSFLPTVTILSQYFDKRRSLVTAVASTGECFAVFSFAPAITALKEQIGWRYSMLSVGVLQLGITACGSLLRPIVIREQEEVKAQPPEESTETKYMLENEQTCTSIESIDSGVDITTSPSNVPGKTKAEPKSEEPKQHGQNPVDNSSTPPAPKTKLLDFSVMRDYSFICYAFFGLFATLGFFAPSLYIIPLSRSLGIGKDHSAYILSAMAIAEVFGRIFAGWILNKKPIRKIYIELICVILLSVALVAFPFASGFWGLMICSVYFGFMLGTVAGTHIPLLAEDDVVGIERMSSAAGVYVFIQSLAGLAGPPLAGVLVDTTKNYSSAFYSCAAGMVLGAVFLALVRPCKTGLCHQQQQQQQQQQQVEESTAGPPPELPDDFIDMDIGKAENSGKGSDSVV